One Aliiroseovarius sediminilitoris DNA window includes the following coding sequences:
- a CDS encoding winged helix-turn-helix transcriptional regulator, which produces MENKHGYNQFCPVALTSELICNRWTTLILRAFFCGATSYSDIQGSAPLMSSAILSRRLRELEFANIIEVVPAKENARKRYQLTAAGKALFPIVDQMGIWAQNWLRREITLEENMDPDVLFWELRQLNISRGIDVERRRVTEFNVSGVPAPKQRYWLIFEPDNIEICIKDPGHEVDLWITSSIKTLVEIWLGHVPLSQAYDEGALQLDGPRPEIEAFSEWFVLSHFAQAELERNADRR; this is translated from the coding sequence ATGGAAAACAAACATGGATACAATCAGTTCTGCCCCGTTGCGCTCACTTCAGAGCTGATCTGCAACCGCTGGACGACGCTTATTTTGCGCGCGTTCTTCTGCGGGGCGACAAGTTACAGCGATATTCAAGGCAGCGCTCCCTTGATGTCTTCGGCCATTTTGTCTCGCCGTCTCAGGGAGTTGGAATTTGCCAACATCATTGAAGTCGTTCCTGCAAAGGAGAACGCCCGCAAGCGATACCAACTGACCGCTGCGGGGAAGGCCCTGTTCCCAATTGTCGATCAGATGGGCATTTGGGCTCAAAATTGGCTGCGGCGTGAGATTACTTTGGAAGAAAACATGGACCCCGACGTTTTGTTTTGGGAGCTCCGGCAACTGAACATCTCTCGTGGCATAGATGTTGAGCGCCGCAGGGTGACAGAGTTCAACGTCAGCGGTGTACCTGCCCCAAAACAGCGGTATTGGTTGATATTTGAACCTGACAACATCGAAATCTGTATCAAAGACCCAGGTCACGAAGTTGATTTGTGGATCACCAGCAGTATCAAAACATTGGTCGAAATCTGGCTTGGACATGTCCCGTTAAGTCAGGCGTACGACGAAGGCGCTCTTCAACTGGATGGCCCGCGTCCAGAGATAGAGGCGTTTTCAGAGTGGTTTGTCCTCAGTCATTTTGCGCAAGCCGAATTGGAAAGAAATGCAGACAGACGATAG
- a CDS encoding tyrosine-type recombinase/integrase, which yields MADTKTTPLRERMIEDMRIKGLGESSQKAHIRAVRYFAEYLGRSPDTATAEDLRAYQLQMVNTNVTPSTYNVRLVGLRFFFETTCKRPEMKQCLHFRTEPRKLPVVFSAEEVFELLKVAPGPGLKYRAALSISYGTGLRASEVCNLKVTDIDSDRMLIHVEKGKGGKDRKVMLSPGLLELLRDYWREARPEGWLFPGKPRINPLSPRQLHRAFSAAKHLAGIKTPRSTLHTLRHSFATHLLEAGTDVRVIQVLLGHAKLSTTAQYTHVATKLIRDTDSPYELLAQLQDRRSE from the coding sequence ATGGCGGACACGAAGACCACACCGCTGCGTGAGCGGATGATCGAAGATATGCGGATCAAAGGGCTGGGCGAGAGCTCACAAAAAGCGCATATCCGAGCGGTTCGATATTTTGCCGAGTACCTTGGTCGGTCTCCGGACACAGCGACCGCCGAAGACTTGCGTGCCTATCAGTTGCAGATGGTGAACACGAACGTCACCCCATCGACCTACAATGTACGGCTTGTCGGGCTGCGGTTCTTCTTTGAAACGACCTGCAAGCGCCCCGAGATGAAGCAGTGCCTGCATTTCCGCACCGAGCCCCGGAAACTGCCCGTTGTGTTCAGCGCCGAAGAGGTATTCGAGTTGCTAAAGGTTGCACCCGGACCGGGGCTGAAGTATCGCGCGGCGCTCAGTATCTCCTATGGCACCGGTTTGAGGGCATCGGAGGTCTGCAATCTGAAAGTTACGGATATCGACAGCGACCGGATGCTGATCCACGTCGAGAAGGGCAAGGGCGGCAAGGATCGCAAGGTGATGTTGTCGCCGGGCCTATTGGAGCTTTTGCGTGACTATTGGCGCGAGGCGCGCCCGGAGGGCTGGCTGTTTCCCGGCAAACCTCGGATCAACCCACTTTCACCGCGTCAATTGCATCGTGCCTTCAGCGCTGCCAAGCATCTGGCCGGTATCAAGACGCCGAGAAGCACGTTGCATACGTTGCGTCATAGCTTTGCCACCCACCTTCTTGAGGCCGGGACGGATGTGCGTGTCATTCAGGTTTTGTTGGGCCATGCCAAGCTGAGCACGACCGCACAATATACCCATGTCGCGACCAAGCTGATCCGGGACACCGACAGCCCCTATGAGCTGCTGGCGCAGCTTCAGGACCGAAGGTCAGAGTGA
- a CDS encoding metallophosphoesterase family protein, with the protein MQDFDPNRFAVIADIHSNSDALEAVFQDISDQGIESVVNLGDHLSGPMAASETAELLLSNEMPAIRGNHDRWLVENKREDMISIDGVAFDQLDEHHLNWLRELPTTLWLSEDVFACHGTPKSDTTYWMEKVSPQGDIILRSRDEVADEASSIDASLLLCGHTHLPRRMDLPDGRVVLNPGSVGCPGYIDKTPVHHVVQTGTSAACYAVAEKTTNGWVTMFRHVPYDPSRMIQLAKAANHPNWEARLATGWVA; encoded by the coding sequence ATGCAAGACTTTGATCCCAACCGTTTCGCGGTCATTGCCGATATTCATAGCAACTCTGACGCTTTGGAAGCAGTCTTTCAGGACATCTCGGATCAGGGTATAGAAAGCGTCGTTAATCTTGGGGATCATCTGAGTGGCCCGATGGCAGCGAGTGAAACTGCCGAACTGCTTCTATCTAACGAAATGCCTGCTATTCGTGGCAATCATGACCGGTGGCTTGTCGAGAACAAGCGTGAGGACATGATCTCAATTGATGGTGTCGCCTTCGACCAGCTTGACGAACATCATTTGAACTGGCTTCGGGAGCTGCCTACGACGCTCTGGTTGTCAGAAGACGTTTTCGCCTGTCACGGGACACCGAAGAGCGACACGACTTACTGGATGGAAAAGGTTTCGCCACAAGGAGATATTATCCTCAGATCGCGTGACGAAGTTGCTGATGAGGCATCTAGCATCGACGCGAGCCTTCTGCTGTGTGGCCACACCCATCTCCCACGCCGAATGGACCTACCTGATGGTCGCGTGGTCCTGAACCCCGGCAGTGTCGGGTGCCCGGGCTACATCGATAAGACGCCCGTTCATCATGTCGTTCAAACAGGCACGAGTGCAGCTTGCTATGCCGTCGCTGAGAAAACAACCAACGGATGGGTGACCATGTTCCGACACGTCCCCTATGACCCGAGCCGAATGATACAGCTGGCGAAGGCCGCCAACCATCCAAACTGGGAAGCAAGATTAGCAACGGGATGGGTAGCTTAG
- a CDS encoding class I SAM-dependent methyltransferase: protein MKDFDAEAYKLSTQVQWDTVAEHWNAWGSLLDRWLGPSTEALLDMCDVQTGSRVLHVAGGSGQDAMQSARRVGNTGHVLSTDFSEELTRLANIQFADAGVSQAHAVTMDGENISVDGPLFDAVISRVGLIFFPDQERSMNSQIDALKSGGTVGALVYATPQECRFFSDPVGIIRKHANLPPPEPGMPGPFSLGAPGVIESLFERTGLTDIQIQKIDAPVTLPSAKDCLRFEQESFGALHQMLGGLDDVAKQKAWEAVEKALEAFETDQGFAGPCTMIAASGRKP from the coding sequence ATGAAGGATTTTGACGCCGAGGCATACAAGTTATCTACGCAGGTCCAATGGGATACGGTTGCCGAACACTGGAACGCTTGGGGCTCACTTCTGGATCGGTGGCTTGGTCCATCAACTGAAGCGCTGCTTGATATGTGCGATGTTCAAACTGGATCTCGCGTTTTGCATGTCGCTGGAGGATCGGGACAAGATGCGATGCAAAGTGCGCGCCGTGTTGGAAATACTGGCCACGTATTATCAACGGACTTCTCTGAGGAACTGACACGGCTGGCGAACATCCAATTCGCCGACGCAGGGGTATCTCAGGCGCACGCGGTCACAATGGACGGCGAGAATATCAGTGTCGATGGTCCTCTATTTGATGCTGTGATTTCGCGGGTAGGGTTGATTTTCTTTCCAGATCAGGAACGGTCGATGAACAGCCAGATCGACGCCCTAAAATCGGGTGGAACTGTTGGTGCGCTGGTCTATGCAACGCCTCAGGAGTGCCGGTTTTTCTCTGATCCTGTCGGTATCATTCGCAAACACGCTAACCTTCCGCCACCAGAACCGGGTATGCCGGGTCCATTCAGTCTGGGTGCGCCAGGTGTCATCGAATCCCTATTCGAACGAACGGGGCTAACTGACATCCAAATCCAGAAGATAGATGCTCCAGTCACACTCCCAAGCGCGAAGGATTGTCTGCGTTTCGAACAAGAAAGCTTTGGCGCGCTCCACCAAATGCTGGGTGGCCTTGATGATGTAGCCAAACAGAAGGCATGGGAAGCTGTGGAAAAGGCCTTGGAGGCGTTTGAGACGGATCAGGGTTTTGCGGGACCTTGCACCATGATTGCCGCTAGCGGGAGGAAACCCTAA
- a CDS encoding winged helix-turn-helix transcriptional regulator, translating into MNTRKNMLFCPVTMACEVLQPRWTIQILAEMWWGSTRFNEIRRGIPGISPTLLTKRLKELQAHGLIERVENSATGMIEYLRTAAAVELEPVIQALGNWAYRNTNTMNGICDADAKGFVWNLRRSIDVSELPARRVAIQISFPEQETGEKNFWIVCKPGAPVDICYLDPGHNVDLFITAELAAMISVYFGHTSLSTEIDGGRIILLGQASLARSIDRWLIVSSYGEGILAEMHSSGV; encoded by the coding sequence ATGAACACCCGCAAGAACATGCTTTTCTGTCCTGTCACGATGGCCTGCGAGGTGTTGCAGCCACGTTGGACAATCCAAATTCTCGCTGAAATGTGGTGGGGCTCGACCCGGTTCAATGAAATTCGTCGGGGCATTCCGGGTATTTCCCCGACGCTCCTGACCAAAAGGTTAAAAGAACTGCAGGCCCATGGCTTGATCGAAAGGGTCGAGAATAGTGCGACCGGAATGATCGAATATTTGCGTACTGCCGCAGCGGTCGAACTTGAGCCGGTTATTCAAGCGCTGGGTAATTGGGCCTATCGGAACACAAACACCATGAACGGAATTTGCGACGCGGATGCCAAAGGGTTTGTCTGGAACTTGCGCCGCAGCATCGACGTTTCTGAGTTGCCCGCCCGACGTGTGGCCATCCAGATATCATTTCCAGAACAAGAAACAGGCGAAAAGAACTTCTGGATTGTCTGTAAACCTGGAGCGCCAGTCGATATTTGCTATCTCGACCCCGGCCACAATGTCGATCTGTTCATTACCGCCGAGCTTGCAGCAATGATATCGGTCTATTTTGGGCATACTTCCCTGAGCACCGAAATCGACGGCGGCCGGATTATCCTATTGGGCCAAGCCTCTCTAGCTCGCAGCATCGACCGTTGGTTGATCGTCAGTTCCTATGGCGAGGGCATTTTAGCAGAAATGCACAGTAGTGGTGTTTAA
- a CDS encoding tyrosine-type recombinase/integrase, whose amino-acid sequence MPRVQLPATTPKRNAWNKGRIIGQKRPLLPKQVWAIRARLELAGNLRDLALFNVAIDSKLRGCDLVKLAVSDLVKDDRVRERVSVIQSKTKRPVQFELTENTRETVLAWVKSPEMYACRFMFPSRFHDRPHISTRQYGRLVRDWVTAIDLEPSGYGTHSLRRTKAAEIYRKTGNLRAVQLLLGHTKVDSTVRYLGVELEDALSIAERIDI is encoded by the coding sequence ATGCCAAGAGTCCAACTTCCTGCAACAACCCCGAAACGCAACGCCTGGAACAAGGGGCGGATCATCGGTCAGAAGAGGCCGCTGTTGCCGAAACAGGTCTGGGCAATCCGGGCAAGGCTCGAACTTGCGGGCAATTTGCGTGACCTGGCCTTGTTCAACGTCGCCATCGACAGCAAACTGCGCGGCTGTGATCTTGTCAAATTGGCAGTGTCTGATCTGGTCAAAGATGACCGGGTACGCGAACGTGTTTCAGTGATCCAGAGCAAGACCAAGCGACCTGTTCAGTTCGAACTAACGGAAAACACGCGTGAAACTGTCTTGGCCTGGGTCAAATCGCCAGAGATGTATGCATGTCGGTTCATGTTCCCCAGTAGGTTCCACGACAGGCCACACATCTCCACCCGCCAGTACGGACGGTTGGTTCGTGATTGGGTGACCGCAATTGATCTAGAGCCAAGCGGATATGGCACCCATTCGCTCCGCCGGACAAAGGCAGCAGAGATATACCGAAAAACTGGCAACCTCCGCGCAGTCCAATTGCTGCTCGGCCATACTAAGGTTGACAGCACTGTTCGTTACCTCGGCGTCGAACTAGAAGATGCACTGAGCATAGCTGAGCGCATCGACATCTGA
- a CDS encoding winged helix-turn-helix transcriptional regulator codes for MTQAGYKQFCPVAMASEVLCTRWTMVLMRELVAGTTRFNDLRRGVPKMSPALLSTRLKELELAGVVERKPSKTDKGIFEYHLTEAGKDLRPVVEAIGMWGQKWVESSLSLKNLDPSLLMWDMRRNLNPSPLPPIRTAVQFLYSDLPSTKNLWWLVIEPSGEVDLCWSDPGFEINLYVTTDLRTMTAIWMGLGTLESERDKIELLGERQVAETMQVWLGLSPFAKQKKLVA; via the coding sequence ATGACCCAAGCTGGATACAAACAATTCTGCCCCGTCGCCATGGCATCAGAAGTACTCTGCACACGCTGGACCATGGTCTTAATGCGTGAACTTGTGGCTGGAACCACCAGATTCAATGACTTGCGACGCGGCGTGCCGAAAATGTCGCCAGCTCTTTTGTCCACTCGACTGAAGGAATTGGAACTGGCGGGCGTGGTTGAACGCAAGCCTTCGAAAACCGACAAGGGAATTTTCGAATATCACCTGACCGAAGCCGGGAAAGATCTGCGCCCGGTCGTCGAGGCTATCGGCATGTGGGGCCAGAAATGGGTGGAATCTTCGCTGTCATTGAAGAACCTCGACCCATCGTTGTTGATGTGGGACATGCGTCGCAACTTAAATCCATCCCCGCTACCGCCCATTCGGACGGCCGTTCAGTTTCTGTACTCAGATTTGCCTTCCACGAAAAACCTGTGGTGGTTGGTCATTGAACCTAGCGGCGAGGTCGATCTTTGCTGGTCTGATCCGGGGTTTGAAATCAATCTCTATGTGACGACCGATTTGCGAACGATGACCGCGATATGGATGGGACTGGGCACCCTCGAAAGCGAGCGGGACAAAATCGAACTGCTGGGCGAACGACAAGTCGCAGAAACCATGCAAGTTTGGCTGGGACTTAGCCCCTTCGCAAAACAAAAGAAACTTGTGGCCTAG
- a CDS encoding IS91 family transposase, whose protein sequence is MPRPKLEVADIFRTYGPAYRGAKAGRLNLSQLRVMSAIESCRTEALGGHVAACTKCNHQHIAYNSCKNRHCPKCQAPAARDWMQARAEDLLPVEYFHLVFTLPAEIAQIALWNKRAVYGLLFKASAQTVTTIAADPKRLGARVGMTSVLHTWGSALTHHPHIHMIVPGGGLTSDGNRWNACKPGFFLHVRVLSRLLRRLFLEGLMALHRVGQLRFFGDLAGLADASAFARWLAPLRKIDWVVYAKPPFGGPEAVLAYLSRYTHRVAISNHRLVSADADTVAFRWKDYRTKRGDRMKVMRLPTFEFIRRFLMHVLPDRFHRIRHYGYLAGSGRKEKVAQIRSLLGTARSDEPDQLKDDPQVSLKLREPCPNCGGTMRIIEAFRRGQKPRTRAPPRKQAA, encoded by the coding sequence TTGCCGCGCCCGAAGCTGGAGGTCGCTGATATCTTTCGAACCTACGGTCCTGCCTATCGGGGAGCCAAAGCGGGGCGTCTGAACCTGAGCCAACTCCGCGTCATGTCAGCGATTGAATCCTGTCGTACAGAAGCGCTCGGTGGGCATGTGGCGGCCTGCACGAAGTGCAACCATCAGCACATCGCCTATAACAGCTGCAAGAACCGGCATTGTCCCAAGTGTCAGGCACCAGCGGCCCGTGACTGGATGCAGGCGCGCGCCGAAGATTTGCTGCCGGTCGAGTATTTTCACCTCGTCTTCACGCTGCCAGCTGAGATCGCCCAGATTGCCCTTTGGAACAAGCGCGCTGTTTATGGTCTGCTGTTCAAGGCGTCTGCTCAAACGGTAACCACCATCGCCGCTGATCCCAAGCGCCTTGGCGCCCGTGTCGGCATGACCAGCGTATTACACACCTGGGGCTCAGCGCTCACCCATCATCCCCACATTCACATGATCGTTCCGGGGGGCGGCCTGACCTCGGACGGCAATCGATGGAATGCCTGCAAGCCCGGGTTCTTTCTGCATGTGCGCGTGCTGTCGCGGCTGTTGCGCCGTCTCTTTCTTGAGGGGCTGATGGCCCTGCACCGTGTCGGGCAACTGAGGTTCTTCGGCGATCTTGCCGGATTGGCAGACGCCAGCGCTTTCGCCAGATGGTTGGCCCCGCTGCGCAAGATCGACTGGGTTGTTTATGCCAAACCGCCCTTCGGTGGCCCGGAAGCGGTGCTCGCCTATTTGAGCCGGTATACCCACCGAGTGGCAATCTCAAACCACCGCCTTGTCAGCGCTGATGCCGACACCGTGGCGTTCCGGTGGAAGGACTACAGGACTAAGCGCGGGGATCGCATGAAGGTGATGCGGCTACCGACTTTCGAGTTCATCCGCCGCTTTCTGATGCATGTCCTGCCCGATCGCTTCCATCGCATTCGCCACTACGGCTACCTTGCGGGCAGCGGTCGCAAAGAGAAAGTCGCCCAGATCCGCTCGCTTCTCGGAACAGCGAGATCTGACGAACCAGACCAGCTGAAAGATGACCCCCAAGTCTCACTGAAACTGCGCGAACCATGTCCCAACTGCGGCGGCACGATGCGCATCATCGAAGCATTCCGGCGCGGGCAGAAACCCCGCACCCGGGCACCACCACGAAAGCAGGCCGCATGA
- a CDS encoding DUF1330 domain-containing protein, producing MVDAEVQLEKPMSVFLIADIKVTDDSWVPDYAANVHDLVKKHGGKYLSRSGNIETLEGRDKDSTLIAILEFPTRAALDRFASDPNYAPYGKARQAGSVSNFHVIDDTDIAGAIPYLKAG from the coding sequence ATGGTCGATGCTGAAGTTCAATTGGAGAAACCGATGAGTGTATTTTTAATAGCAGATATCAAAGTTACAGACGACAGCTGGGTCCCAGACTACGCCGCCAATGTCCACGATCTGGTCAAGAAACATGGCGGTAAGTACCTGTCCCGCAGTGGAAATATTGAAACGCTTGAAGGTCGGGACAAAGACAGTACCCTGATCGCTATTCTTGAATTTCCGACACGGGCCGCGTTAGACCGCTTTGCCTCGGATCCTAACTACGCTCCGTATGGGAAAGCGCGCCAGGCAGGAAGCGTCAGCAATTTCCACGTCATTGACGACACAGATATTGCAGGTGCAATTCCCTACCTAAAGGCGGGCTAA
- a CDS encoding LysE family translocator: MSPEIILTTFLAGMLYVLIPGPATLAALSLSATDGRAACVRFLGCHLVGDLMWSAAAILAIVGVSQLGPALFDTLGLICGLYLIYLGINALRSPSAGNTRSIKNPWRSGLLFGLTNPKAYPFALTMFTAVFSRFDEAMSLSHVFPLVAAAFSGFLVATGFVVLWTGLPITRKLFLRYGRWITRATGLVFIAFGAKSIVDAVNGFRARATI, from the coding sequence ATGTCACCTGAGATCATCCTGACAACCTTTCTCGCCGGTATGCTCTATGTGCTCATCCCAGGTCCGGCGACGCTTGCTGCGCTGAGCTTATCGGCGACCGATGGGCGTGCGGCCTGCGTTCGGTTTCTGGGGTGTCACCTTGTCGGCGACCTCATGTGGTCAGCGGCAGCGATCCTTGCAATCGTAGGTGTGTCGCAACTTGGGCCTGCGCTCTTCGATACCCTCGGGCTGATCTGCGGCCTCTATCTTATTTACCTCGGCATCAATGCACTGCGCAGTCCGAGTGCGGGAAACACTCGCTCTATCAAGAACCCGTGGCGATCCGGGTTGCTATTTGGGTTGACCAACCCGAAAGCCTATCCCTTCGCCTTGACGATGTTTACTGCTGTGTTTTCACGCTTCGATGAAGCTATGTCGCTCTCGCATGTGTTTCCTCTGGTGGCCGCCGCGTTCAGCGGCTTTCTGGTTGCTACGGGCTTCGTTGTCCTTTGGACCGGACTGCCGATTACGCGAAAACTTTTCCTGCGATACGGACGCTGGATTACGAGAGCGACGGGGCTGGTCTTCATCGCTTTTGGAGCGAAGTCGATCGTTGATGCCGTCAACGGCTTCCGCGCTAGAGCAACTATCTAG
- a CDS encoding MSMEG_1061 family FMN-dependent PPOX-type flavoprotein — protein sequence MLEIDEEIQSIERLRELLPTEGFTNTFLKVTNRLNDVARAFIAHAPFVIVATKASDGLIDISPKGDPAGFVEVYDDKTLIIPDRLGNHRVDGFHNLLEDPNVALLFIVPGHGDTLRIAGKARIVRDAAINKRHAVNGKEPLLALVIDVEEAFMHCSKSFIRSRLWHADHWPKRKTAPTLAEWVKATVDTRETLDEVQADHSSDEKSRLY from the coding sequence TTGTTAGAAATTGATGAAGAAATTCAAAGCATTGAACGCCTTAGGGAACTCTTGCCCACTGAGGGGTTCACAAATACTTTTCTTAAGGTCACCAATCGTTTGAACGATGTAGCGCGAGCGTTTATTGCTCATGCTCCTTTTGTTATAGTGGCGACCAAAGCGTCGGATGGCTTGATCGACATCTCACCCAAAGGAGATCCGGCCGGGTTTGTCGAGGTCTATGATGACAAGACGCTGATCATACCGGATAGGCTTGGCAATCATCGCGTCGATGGTTTTCATAATCTCTTAGAAGATCCCAATGTGGCGCTTTTGTTCATTGTGCCCGGTCATGGTGACACTCTGCGAATTGCGGGCAAAGCACGTATCGTTCGGGATGCGGCAATCAACAAGCGCCATGCAGTCAATGGGAAAGAGCCGCTGCTCGCTCTCGTGATCGACGTTGAGGAAGCATTCATGCATTGTTCAAAATCATTTATTCGCTCGCGTCTATGGCATGCAGACCATTGGCCAAAACGAAAGACGGCACCGACGCTCGCGGAATGGGTCAAAGCAACTGTCGACACTCGGGAGACGCTTGATGAGGTGCAAGCCGACCACAGTTCCGACGAAAAATCTCGCCTATATTGA
- a CDS encoding helix-turn-helix domain-containing protein produces MSGMALIWAANVKGLKPAAKIVLIQLADFHNKETGQCNPSAQRLADECEMARATLFRHMATLEECGLVTRHARGDGDGGRGANQYELHLDITLGPSARPKGGGSGPDRVVSQNETGGNVSKKRGKSPKGETGVVSNRDRNLTIEPRKEPPSRGREAAEAEKILAAYPPDRLRGKTACLAQIEEAMKEGIAPEDFLQAVQAYATDSAGFTRSKVCFSDNWFQSRRWLAYVEKQAEDREKAAALQAAHQARLASWISDRSPMCKHITAKQIDGLLASKLVTEAQIQAAGLRS; encoded by the coding sequence ATGAGCGGCATGGCGTTGATCTGGGCCGCGAACGTCAAAGGCCTGAAGCCCGCCGCCAAGATTGTGCTGATTCAACTGGCAGACTTTCACAACAAAGAAACGGGCCAATGCAACCCAAGCGCTCAGCGGTTAGCAGACGAATGTGAGATGGCCCGTGCAACGCTGTTCCGGCATATGGCCACCTTGGAGGAATGTGGCCTTGTCACGCGGCATGCCCGTGGTGATGGCGACGGCGGGCGTGGGGCCAACCAGTATGAGTTGCACCTCGACATTACCCTCGGTCCGAGCGCGCGCCCCAAGGGTGGGGGCAGCGGTCCTGATAGGGTTGTGTCTCAAAATGAGACGGGGGGAAACGTCTCAAAAAAGCGGGGGAAAAGTCCCAAGGGTGAGACGGGGGTAGTCTCAAATCGAGACAGGAACCTTACCATTGAACCTAGGAAAGAACCGCCTTCGCGCGGGCGCGAGGCGGCGGAGGCTGAGAAGATTTTGGCGGCGTATCCACCGGACCGGCTACGCGGCAAAACAGCCTGTCTTGCCCAGATCGAAGAGGCCATGAAGGAAGGGATTGCACCGGAAGACTTTCTGCAAGCGGTCCAGGCCTACGCGACCGACAGTGCAGGTTTCACCCGTTCCAAGGTCTGCTTTTCTGACAATTGGTTTCAGTCGCGTCGGTGGCTTGCCTATGTTGAGAAGCAAGCGGAAGACCGGGAGAAGGCGGCAGCGTTGCAGGCTGCTCACCAAGCGCGGCTTGCTAGCTGGATCAGTGATCGCAGCCCGATGTGCAAACACATAACGGCCAAGCAGATCGACGGATTGCTCGCCTCAAAGCTGGTGACAGAGGCCCAAATCCAAGCCGCAGGCCTCAGATCATGA
- a CDS encoding acyl-CoA dehydrogenase family protein, with product MRRIDLETLADTVSQELATSSVKRDKAGEFAADNHHCLRTHKLFSALIPLELDGGGCKHKEMAAFLRKIAKSNASTALALAMHQHLVAAAVYNHGKGRPGRKLLDKVAAAEAVLISTGANDWMESNGHATRTDGGYIVTAHKPFASGSPAAVAVVTSARYDDPVNGAQVLHFSIPLQTEGLSFADDWDTMGMRESGSQTMLLEKVFVPDEAIILSRPRDGYGAIFDVVLPCALPLIMSVYLGIAEEAVKVAITQASKRMSDEVAPYLVGEMLNLLTTAQVTVDDMLAIANDLDFVASIETTNAILMRKTITVNAVMNTVEMAMETAGGSSYFRKLGIERMLRDIHAAQFHPMQEKRQHRFSGRFALGLDPIR from the coding sequence ATGCGAAGAATTGATTTGGAAACTCTTGCTGACACCGTTTCTCAAGAATTGGCCACAAGCAGCGTCAAACGTGACAAGGCCGGTGAATTTGCGGCGGACAACCACCATTGCTTGCGGACTCACAAACTGTTCTCAGCCTTGATCCCGCTCGAACTGGATGGCGGTGGCTGTAAACACAAGGAAATGGCAGCGTTCCTGCGCAAGATCGCCAAGTCGAACGCATCTACGGCACTCGCCCTTGCGATGCACCAACATTTAGTTGCCGCTGCTGTCTATAATCACGGCAAAGGGCGACCCGGCCGCAAACTGCTAGACAAAGTTGCTGCGGCAGAAGCGGTGTTGATCAGCACCGGAGCAAACGACTGGATGGAATCGAACGGCCACGCAACCCGCACAGACGGGGGGTATATCGTCACGGCGCACAAACCCTTTGCCAGTGGCTCACCAGCGGCCGTGGCCGTTGTGACGTCTGCGCGATACGACGATCCGGTGAATGGCGCCCAAGTTTTGCATTTCTCGATTCCACTTCAAACCGAAGGCCTGTCCTTTGCCGATGACTGGGACACGATGGGAATGCGCGAGTCTGGTTCGCAAACAATGCTTTTAGAAAAGGTATTTGTGCCGGACGAAGCCATTATTCTTTCGCGCCCTCGTGACGGTTACGGTGCAATCTTTGACGTCGTGCTTCCCTGCGCTTTGCCATTGATAATGTCCGTCTATTTAGGGATTGCGGAAGAGGCAGTGAAGGTCGCGATAACGCAGGCAAGTAAGCGAATGAGCGACGAAGTTGCTCCATACCTCGTCGGCGAAATGCTGAACCTACTGACCACCGCCCAAGTAACCGTCGATGATATGCTGGCAATCGCAAATGACCTCGACTTTGTCGCTTCGATTGAGACGACCAACGCGATATTGATGCGCAAAACAATCACTGTGAACGCGGTGATGAATACTGTCGAAATGGCAATGGAAACAGCAGGCGGTTCGAGCTATTTTAGAAAGCTGGGCATAGAGAGAATGCTGCGCGATATTCACGCAGCGCAGTTCCATCCGATGCAAGAAAAACGACAACACAGATTTAGCGGTCGCTTTGCTTTGGGTTTGGATCCTATCCGGTAG